A single region of the Fenollaria sporofastidiosus genome encodes:
- the nrdG gene encoding anaerobic ribonucleoside-triphosphate reductase activating protein has translation MNYAQIRKYDIANGPGVRTTIFLTGCTLNCKNCFNKEYQNFHFGHVFDEKAFEEVISCLSDDNIRGLSVLGGEPFDNLAGLKDFIGKLREKTDKDIWIYSGYTYEELLEKDGAKDVLDKIDVLVDGRFVEELKDLKLKFRGSSNQRIIDMKRTLKEGKVLLMDKYMKED, from the coding sequence ATGAACTACGCGCAAATAAGGAAGTACGACATCGCGAACGGCCCTGGCGTTAGAACAACAATATTTTTAACAGGTTGCACTTTGAACTGCAAGAACTGTTTCAACAAAGAGTATCAAAACTTTCACTTTGGACATGTTTTTGATGAAAAGGCATTTGAGGAAGTTATTAGTTGCTTAAGTGATGACAATATCCGCGGCCTATCGGTTTTAGGAGGCGAGCCCTTTGACAACCTTGCAGGCCTTAAGGACTTCATAGGAAAGCTCAGAGAGAAGACAGATAAAGACATCTGGATCTACTCCGGCTACACCTACGAAGAGCTCTTAGAGAAGGACGGAGCCAAAGATGTTCTAGATAAGATAGACGTCCTTGTTGATGGACGCTTCGTTGAAGAGCTAAAGGATTTGAAGCTAAAGTTTAGAGGCTCATCAAACCAAAGAATCATCGATATGAAGAGAACACTTAAAGAGGGAAAAGTATTACTCATGGACAAATATATGAAGGAAGATTGA
- a CDS encoding sulfatase-like hydrolase/transferase, with the protein MKDKKLNIVFGIIFLINAIFYYNVYIYKVALELRPRLILLLAAVVLTSMIDISVLLAFKSKTYKVVVASLIGLLRVAASIFYAEFANFDILSRTGQAKELKGVGTEIMHKFNIFLLIICILTLVNIYLIISARIRKRDEKYKDTIFEIAFRCVISLIIAGILVVVPQSFAKGIFGTELFSSIALSNIKRELAEKEMHDEGIEDDIALQFSKREFKNNEFTGIAKDKNIIIIQCESLQNTFVGREYNGQEITPFMNKLIKEKGSIYFDNYFELLGMGNTSDAEFVSTNGIFPSLNGQSYKLFEDNEHYGLLKSSKDYGYTSMAFHGNVGKFYDREHFYKKMGIEKIYLGEDFKQDEIINMGLSDKSFFKQSIEKYKELAPKNEKFFSLMVTLTTHTPFILPDELSHIKPKAGDEDDFVYKYAKCARYTDEAIEDFFKDLDEIGLLKDCVIAIYGDHHAMSVKNPDQLNSITKWLGREIDYDEMMNIPLLIRVPGLDKNVQRHNIGSQLDLYATLLNLLGWDRTKYPNMGIDLLGDDEETENNVVFPQTHLLKGSFITKDKLFEYPRDRVFEHGRYINRKTREVLNVEDARELSKRAVITTDYSYSLMKSNSLMNLIKAPEKLASDKTILMGGGELEGLARSNVLDAFEYNYKRGKRKFEVDLSKTTDGKYVGLEDWDGIIRRFFVTKDTKMPEVKRLSYEEFKNLVPLRDRKAIDLDVLAGFMNEKQDTEVFICTKDDTKELLSYIKENYEGLMKRLTVEVHSKDEYKSANDFGFKNIVYSLENAKDIDLELKEIKDFKLTAIALDASKLDEETAKKLVASGHKVYAYKVNTNELAEKLFTLGITAIYTDKL; encoded by the coding sequence GTGAAAGACAAAAAGCTGAATATAGTTTTCGGCATCATATTTTTAATAAATGCAATTTTTTATTACAACGTATATATATACAAGGTAGCTTTGGAATTAAGACCAAGGCTTATTTTATTGCTCGCAGCAGTAGTACTAACATCTATGATAGACATATCAGTCCTACTTGCCTTCAAGAGTAAGACATATAAGGTGGTAGTCGCCTCTCTTATAGGGCTACTAAGAGTTGCAGCAAGCATATTCTACGCAGAGTTTGCGAATTTTGACATACTTTCTAGAACAGGTCAAGCCAAGGAACTTAAGGGTGTTGGCACAGAGATCATGCACAAGTTCAACATCTTCCTACTTATCATTTGCATACTTACACTAGTAAACATATATTTGATAATAAGCGCGCGCATAAGAAAGAGAGACGAAAAGTATAAAGACACTATATTTGAGATAGCGTTTAGGTGCGTTATCTCACTTATCATAGCAGGCATACTTGTAGTCGTACCGCAAAGCTTTGCCAAGGGCATCTTCGGTACAGAGCTCTTCTCAAGCATCGCTCTAAGCAATATTAAAAGAGAGCTTGCAGAGAAAGAGATGCATGATGAGGGTATTGAGGACGACATAGCCCTACAATTTAGCAAAAGAGAGTTTAAAAATAATGAGTTCACTGGCATTGCCAAAGATAAAAACATCATCATAATTCAGTGCGAGAGCTTGCAAAATACCTTCGTAGGTAGAGAGTATAACGGCCAAGAAATCACACCATTTATGAACAAGCTCATCAAGGAGAAGGGCAGCATCTACTTTGACAACTACTTCGAACTTCTAGGCATGGGCAACACCTCAGACGCCGAGTTCGTCTCAACAAACGGTATATTCCCGTCTCTGAACGGACAGTCATACAAGCTCTTCGAAGACAACGAGCACTACGGACTACTCAAGTCTTCAAAGGATTACGGCTACACTAGCATGGCGTTTCACGGCAATGTTGGAAAGTTCTACGATAGAGAGCATTTCTACAAGAAGATGGGCATAGAAAAAATCTATCTTGGAGAAGACTTCAAGCAAGATGAAATCATCAACATGGGTCTGTCAGACAAGTCATTTTTCAAGCAATCCATAGAAAAGTACAAAGAACTAGCACCAAAGAATGAGAAGTTCTTCTCACTCATGGTTACGCTTACAACACATACACCATTCATACTGCCAGATGAGCTCTCACATATCAAGCCGAAGGCAGGCGATGAAGACGACTTCGTGTATAAGTATGCAAAGTGTGCAAGGTACACAGACGAGGCTATCGAAGACTTTTTCAAGGACTTAGATGAGATAGGTCTACTAAAGGATTGCGTCATCGCTATATATGGAGACCACCATGCAATGTCAGTTAAGAACCCAGACCAGCTAAACTCAATTACAAAGTGGCTAGGTAGAGAGATTGACTACGACGAGATGATGAACATCCCATTATTAATAAGAGTGCCAGGACTTGATAAGAACGTTCAAAGGCACAACATAGGAAGCCAGCTAGACCTATATGCAACACTTTTAAACCTACTAGGCTGGGACAGAACTAAGTATCCAAACATGGGCATAGACCTACTTGGAGATGATGAAGAGACAGAAAATAACGTCGTCTTCCCACAAACACACTTACTTAAAGGAAGCTTCATTACTAAGGACAAACTATTTGAGTATCCAAGAGACAGAGTCTTCGAGCACGGCCGCTATATTAACAGAAAAACAAGAGAAGTACTGAATGTAGAAGATGCAAGAGAGCTTTCCAAAAGAGCGGTCATCACTACAGATTACTCATACAGCCTTATGAAGTCAAACTCACTTATGAACCTAATCAAAGCACCAGAGAAGCTTGCATCAGATAAAACCATACTCATGGGTGGAGGCGAGCTAGAAGGTCTTGCAAGAAGCAACGTCCTTGACGCCTTCGAGTACAACTACAAAAGAGGAAAACGTAAGTTCGAAGTTGACCTTTCCAAGACCACAGACGGTAAATATGTTGGACTAGAAGACTGGGACGGCATCATAAGAAGGTTCTTCGTTACTAAAGATACAAAGATGCCAGAAGTCAAGAGACTTAGCTACGAAGAGTTTAAAAATCTTGTGCCACTACGCGATCGCAAAGCCATCGACCTAGATGTGCTAGCAGGCTTTATGAACGAAAAACAAGATACAGAAGTCTTCATATGTACAAAAGACGATACCAAAGAGCTACTTAGCTATATAAAAGAAAACTACGAAGGACTTATGAAGCGCTTAACAGTAGAAGTTCACAGTAAAGACGAGTACAAGAGTGCAAACGATTTTGGCTTTAAAAACATTGTCTATAGCCTAGAAAACGCAAAAGACATAGACCTTGAGCTCAAAGAGATAAAAGACTTCAAGCTCACAGCCATCGCTTTGGATGCATCAAAGCTAGATGAAGAGACTGCGAAAAAATTAGTAGCAAGCGGTCACAAAGTCTACGCATATAAAGTCAATACCAACGAGCTAGCAGAGAAATTATTCACTCTTGGCATCACAGCCATATACACAGATAAGCTATAA
- a CDS encoding LCP family protein gives MRKKFVISFIVALIAFSFVFYKAQKKLDSGAGLNKNIENTENEDAHEENKESEEELNPVFPDDQKVLKEEHGNELCFILMGIDKRDAGQQEMKGQRSDTMMLCKVNFDDGSIKMLSLPRDSIVKIRGKDDKLTHAHSYGGPALTLKAVRDWLKLDVRYYVRVDYKAVEELVGIVGGVEFDVPVDMNYHDTTKGNELHINIKKGKQTITKDNVIGLLRFRKGYNDGKYGVQDYGRQKTQQDFLKALAKKMLRPENILKIGSIWKTINKNVKTNIPGGTIATSILQAGIGRVHADKMETASLIGTEGHIGKLSAQKIPQKEIDEKVYPWFGDYKFR, from the coding sequence ATGAGAAAGAAATTTGTCATTTCCTTCATCGTTGCGCTTATAGCATTCAGCTTTGTTTTTTACAAGGCACAAAAGAAGCTAGACAGCGGTGCAGGACTTAATAAGAATATAGAAAACACAGAAAATGAAGACGCACACGAGGAGAACAAAGAGAGCGAAGAAGAGCTAAACCCTGTCTTCCCCGACGACCAAAAAGTGCTTAAAGAAGAGCACGGCAACGAACTTTGCTTCATACTTATGGGTATAGACAAAAGAGACGCAGGACAACAAGAGATGAAGGGACAAAGATCAGACACTATGATGCTATGCAAAGTAAACTTCGACGACGGCTCAATCAAGATGCTAAGCCTTCCTCGTGACAGCATAGTAAAAATTAGAGGCAAAGACGATAAATTAACACACGCTCACTCATACGGAGGACCAGCACTAACACTTAAAGCAGTTAGAGATTGGTTAAAGCTCGACGTTCGTTACTACGTAAGAGTTGACTACAAAGCAGTTGAAGAGCTAGTAGGTATAGTTGGAGGCGTTGAGTTTGACGTGCCAGTCGATATGAACTACCACGACACAACAAAAGGTAACGAACTACACATCAACATTAAGAAAGGCAAGCAAACCATCACCAAAGACAATGTCATAGGTCTACTAAGATTTAGAAAAGGCTACAACGACGGCAAGTATGGCGTGCAAGACTATGGTAGACAAAAGACACAACAAGACTTTTTGAAAGCACTTGCAAAGAAGATGCTTAGACCAGAAAATATATTGAAGATAGGATCAATTTGGAAGACAATCAACAAAAATGTTAAGACAAACATCCCAGGAGGAACCATCGCAACATCCATCTTGCAAGCCGGCATAGGTAGAGTACACGCAGATAAGATGGAAACCGCTTCACTTATAGGAACTGAAGGTCATATTGGAAAGCTTAGTGCACAAAAAATTCCTCAAAAAGAAATTGATGAGAAGGTGTATCCTTGGTTTGGAGATTATAAGTTTAGATAA
- a CDS encoding carboxylate--amine ligase: protein MKYNAIILGTDHNSYSVARTFYEAYGEKPIVVGAALLVPFVASTIAEVHIVKDFSSDDDVFVKTLNEIAKARSEEDFIFFAPTEHYVDLLVRNEDKFDFKAHVPYPDPKEAEKLILKSEFYKILEKIGVAYPKTFIAKKDNYKEVNIEGEAFLKADEYNDFIESNATNIQKGYHAMNKDETLAILDEIYKSNYTGSIIVQDYIYGGQGTEYSLNGYRSHDGKVSMVLARNLLSDMRPMWVGNHLVQVDHYDDEMFNIAEKITSSLDYKGLFNFDFKKDAKTGKVYTLEMNIRQGRTFYYATLGGVNLMKIAADDMILGKSVSERTKRAFMLTAIDKDICREHLDKELLKDFDKKERQENTAIHIVNSKDAAPERLERVMNALKRQADDLYK from the coding sequence ATGAAATATAACGCTATAATACTTGGCACGGATCACAACTCATACTCAGTTGCAAGAACTTTTTACGAAGCATATGGCGAGAAGCCGATAGTTGTAGGAGCGGCTCTACTTGTGCCTTTCGTTGCAAGCACGATTGCAGAGGTGCACATCGTGAAGGACTTTTCAAGCGATGACGATGTTTTTGTAAAAACTTTAAACGAAATTGCAAAGGCAAGAAGTGAGGAGGACTTCATCTTCTTCGCACCGACTGAGCACTATGTCGATCTTCTTGTAAGGAATGAGGACAAGTTCGATTTCAAGGCACATGTGCCATATCCAGATCCAAAGGAAGCGGAAAAGCTCATACTTAAGTCTGAGTTCTACAAGATCCTTGAAAAGATTGGCGTAGCTTATCCAAAGACTTTTATAGCGAAGAAGGATAATTACAAAGAGGTAAATATCGAGGGCGAGGCCTTCCTAAAGGCTGATGAATACAATGACTTCATAGAGTCAAATGCGACAAATATTCAAAAGGGATACCACGCGATGAATAAAGACGAGACTTTAGCTATACTTGACGAGATTTACAAGAGCAACTACACTGGCTCCATCATAGTTCAAGACTACATCTATGGCGGACAAGGAACTGAGTACTCGCTTAATGGCTACAGGTCGCACGATGGCAAGGTGTCCATGGTCTTAGCAAGAAATTTATTATCAGACATGAGGCCTATGTGGGTCGGCAATCACTTGGTGCAAGTTGACCACTATGACGATGAGATGTTTAATATAGCAGAAAAAATTACCTCTAGCCTTGATTATAAGGGGCTCTTCAATTTTGACTTTAAGAAGGATGCAAAGACAGGCAAAGTTTATACGCTTGAGATGAATATTAGACAAGGTAGAACTTTCTACTATGCGACTCTTGGTGGGGTCAATCTAATGAAGATTGCAGCGGATGATATGATACTTGGTAAATCTGTAAGTGAAAGAACAAAGAGAGCTTTTATGCTCACAGCTATTGACAAAGATATTTGCAGAGAGCACCTTGATAAAGAACTTTTAAAGGACTTCGACAAGAAAGAAAGACAAGAAAACACAGCTATACACATAGTGAATTCAAAGGACGCTGCGCCTGAGAGGCTAGAGAGGGTTATGAACGCTCTTAAGCGTCAAGCGGATGATTTGTATAAGTAG
- a CDS encoding stalk domain-containing protein has translation MKKKISLLLVALILIAFIPQMTAQAKNVTALKSNQKFAFTRGVAYGRDDIDISSYSIEGSNYVKLRDVAAILVGEFYQFNVGYDKERNLVIVEPYIHYNKSESDLSKITNNKAKATVSKKPILINGEEKLVNMAYINGNNYMKLRDIASLIGFPVKYEEQSKTVLLAMDTEEGQEAKVIETYDLADDMDIDKIKDIFDAFIENNEAKAEMAGESIEGFNIDISFEIQREDLYENAEKLGIIPSKNYNKVKKTVIRKLSPGGFSYSDEINYEFEYDDYTGIKLTLYDYGVRDYQLFYINPYRK, from the coding sequence ATGAAGAAGAAAATTTCATTATTATTAGTGGCTTTAATCTTAATAGCGTTTATACCACAAATGACAGCACAAGCCAAGAATGTTACAGCTTTAAAGTCAAATCAAAAGTTTGCTTTTACAAGAGGCGTAGCTTATGGAAGAGATGACATAGACATAAGCTCTTATTCTATTGAAGGAAGCAATTATGTGAAACTTCGTGATGTTGCAGCTATACTGGTTGGAGAGTTTTATCAATTTAACGTAGGCTATGATAAAGAGAGAAACTTAGTAATTGTAGAACCATATATTCACTACAATAAGTCAGAATCAGACTTAAGTAAAATTACAAATAATAAAGCGAAAGCCACAGTGAGCAAAAAGCCGATTTTAATAAATGGCGAAGAAAAATTAGTGAACATGGCATATATTAATGGCAATAATTATATGAAGCTAAGAGATATAGCAAGCTTGATTGGTTTTCCTGTTAAGTATGAAGAACAAAGTAAAACAGTATTGCTGGCTATGGATACTGAAGAGGGTCAGGAAGCAAAAGTTATAGAGACATATGATTTAGCTGATGATATGGATATTGATAAGATTAAAGATATTTTTGATGCTTTTATTGAGAACAACGAAGCAAAGGCAGAAATGGCTGGAGAATCTATTGAAGGGTTTAACATAGATATTAGCTTTGAAATTCAACGTGAAGATTTATATGAAAATGCTGAGAAATTAGGAATCATTCCTTCAAAAAATTACAATAAAGTTAAGAAAACAGTTATAAGAAAGTTGTCACCTGGTGGATTTAGCTATAGCGATGAAATAAATTATGAATTCGAATATGATGATTATACAGGTATTAAATTAACTTTATATGATTATGGAGTAAGAGATTATCAGTTATTTTATATAAATCCATATAGAAAATAA
- the nrdD gene encoding anaerobic ribonucleoside-triphosphate reductase: MYIFKRSGEKVPFDESKIIVAIKKAMNSSTGVYEEGLAEKIADEIKREAVVAERPLSIYDIEDKVYYKLIENKNPATARSYENYKAVQAFKRRINTTDESIIGLLDRKNSDLMKENSNKNAHIASTQRDLIAGEVSKDIARRLMIDDDLLQAHDEGSIHLHDMDYIIQPMFNCCLVNMKDMLDNGTVVNGKLIESPRSFQVACNVMTQIIAQIASNQYGGQSIDIKCLAKYLRRSYEKNMKLAKEMFEDETKQDELARKLTQRDLESGIQTIQYQINTLMTSNGQAPFVTLFMHMEDDFEYADELAMIIEEILKQRIQGIKNECGVYVTPAFPKLVYVLDENNVHKDSKYYYLTETAIRCTAKRMYPDYISAKKMRENYEGNVFAPMGCRAFLSPWKDKDGNYKFDGRFNMGVVSLNLPQIAIVSGGDEDKFFEILDKRLDLCRKACLLRYDILKNVTSDSSPIHWRHGAIARLHEHESIRPLLQNGYATVTLGYIGLYEATYLVRHTTHTDEHATDFALKVMRTMNEKLNSWKREDGLGYALYGTPAESLCYRFAKKDLERFGEIKNVTDKGYYTNSFHVDVRENISVFDKFKFEAQFQTLSKGGCISYAEIPNMANNLEALETIVDYIYDNIQYAEFNTKSDYCHVCGYDGEIIINDHNEWECPQCHNKDQAKMNVTRRTCGYLGENFWNEGKTKEIKQRVLHI; encoded by the coding sequence ATGTATATATTCAAGAGAAGCGGCGAAAAAGTGCCATTTGACGAATCTAAGATAATTGTAGCTATTAAAAAAGCGATGAATTCTTCAACAGGGGTGTACGAAGAAGGTCTTGCTGAAAAGATAGCTGATGAGATCAAAAGGGAAGCTGTTGTAGCTGAGAGACCTCTTTCGATTTATGATATCGAAGACAAGGTTTACTACAAGCTTATCGAGAACAAGAACCCTGCTACTGCTAGAAGTTACGAAAACTACAAGGCTGTTCAAGCGTTTAAGAGAAGGATAAACACTACTGACGAGAGCATTATTGGTCTTCTTGACAGAAAGAACAGTGACTTAATGAAGGAAAACTCTAACAAGAACGCTCACATTGCATCTACTCAAAGAGATTTGATTGCTGGAGAGGTTTCTAAGGACATTGCTAGAAGACTAATGATTGATGATGACTTACTTCAAGCGCACGACGAAGGCTCCATCCATTTGCATGATATGGACTACATCATTCAACCTATGTTCAACTGCTGCCTTGTTAATATGAAGGACATGCTTGACAACGGAACTGTTGTTAATGGCAAATTGATTGAAAGCCCAAGATCATTCCAAGTTGCCTGCAATGTTATGACACAAATCATTGCGCAAATCGCATCTAACCAATATGGTGGTCAATCCATCGACATAAAATGTCTTGCTAAGTACTTAAGACGCAGCTATGAAAAGAACATGAAGCTTGCTAAGGAAATGTTTGAAGATGAGACAAAGCAAGACGAACTTGCAAGAAAACTTACTCAAAGGGATCTTGAAAGTGGTATACAAACTATACAATATCAAATAAATACACTTATGACTTCGAATGGTCAAGCGCCTTTCGTTACTCTTTTCATGCACATGGAAGATGATTTCGAGTATGCAGATGAGCTTGCTATGATCATCGAAGAGATTTTAAAGCAAAGAATTCAAGGCATCAAGAACGAATGCGGTGTTTATGTGACACCTGCTTTTCCAAAGCTTGTTTATGTGCTTGATGAAAACAACGTTCACAAGGATTCCAAATACTACTACTTAACAGAGACAGCTATTAGGTGTACTGCAAAGAGGATGTACCCTGACTATATCTCTGCTAAGAAGATGAGAGAAAATTACGAAGGCAACGTTTTTGCACCTATGGGCTGCAGAGCATTCTTATCGCCATGGAAGGATAAGGACGGCAACTACAAGTTTGACGGCAGATTCAACATGGGTGTTGTTTCTCTAAACTTACCGCAAATAGCTATCGTTAGCGGCGGCGATGAAGATAAATTCTTCGAAATACTTGACAAGAGACTTGACCTATGCAGAAAGGCATGTCTACTAAGATACGATATACTTAAGAACGTTACAAGCGATTCATCTCCAATACACTGGAGACACGGCGCTATCGCGAGACTTCATGAGCACGAGTCTATCAGACCACTTCTTCAGAATGGTTACGCGACTGTAACTTTGGGCTACATAGGCCTATATGAAGCGACTTATCTAGTACGCCATACTACTCATACTGACGAGCATGCGACTGATTTTGCACTAAAAGTTATGAGAACTATGAACGAAAAGCTAAACTCTTGGAAGAGGGAAGATGGCTTAGGATACGCACTTTACGGCACTCCTGCTGAAAGCCTTTGCTATAGATTTGCGAAGAAGGACCTTGAAAGATTTGGCGAGATAAAGAACGTAACTGACAAGGGTTACTATACAAACTCTTTCCATGTTGATGTTAGAGAGAACATCTCTGTATTTGATAAGTTCAAGTTTGAAGCTCAGTTCCAAACACTTTCAAAAGGCGGCTGCATAAGCTATGCTGAGATACCAAACATGGCAAATAACTTGGAAGCACTTGAAACTATAGTAGACTATATTTATGACAATATTCAATATGCAGAATTCAATACAAAGTCTGACTACTGTCACGTTTGCGGCTATGACGGCGAGATCATAATAAACGATCATAACGAATGGGAATGCCCTCAATGCCACAACAAGGATCAAGCAAAGATGAACGTTACAAGAAGGACATGCGGCTACCTTGGCGAAAACTTCTGGAACGAAGGCAAAACTAAGGAGATAAAGCAAAGGGTACTTCACATATAA
- a CDS encoding bifunctional folylpolyglutamate synthase/dihydrofolate synthase, which yields MINYFEKASEILDGLYGTAKRKRDMTSNENMKRLVEIFGIDLSKLNVIHVAGTVGKGSFCIILDNILREAGLKTGLYVGPSIEGMNDRIRINGAFIPPEKFYTYLKTIVDKITELEINCIYFEVVTLIALMYFADEGVDFAIVEVGVGGLYDSTNCFSTKAADVIMKVDYDHQNVLGNTLEEIAFNKAGIIMPFDTVYVYPQGDNVIEVIKDEAKKVDAKVKLMPADVDVEKTDTKTSFIYDGEEYTVSLAGAFQATNAAMAVWVAKDLATRFRLDIDDEAIRKGLGEVKWPCRIETLKEKPYIIIDGAHNEISAAELKNYLMSLGKRVIMITSFLKDKDYRKVFQTFEGLKADFILTSLVFKGRDFEFEKLEEAIGERDGIYFIKDNKEAYEKALELYTDDSVIVVAGSLYLASVFRDLITGEKHYN from the coding sequence ATGATAAATTATTTTGAAAAGGCAAGCGAGATACTTGACGGGCTCTATGGCACGGCTAAGCGCAAGCGTGACATGACTAGCAATGAGAACATGAAGAGGCTTGTGGAGATTTTTGGGATAGATCTAAGTAAGCTTAACGTGATTCATGTCGCAGGTACTGTTGGCAAGGGCTCGTTTTGCATAATTTTGGACAATATTTTACGCGAGGCGGGACTCAAAACTGGCCTCTATGTAGGACCATCGATAGAGGGTATGAACGACAGAATACGCATAAACGGCGCCTTCATACCACCAGAAAAGTTCTACACTTACCTAAAAACTATAGTTGACAAGATTACAGAGCTCGAGATCAACTGCATCTACTTCGAGGTAGTCACTCTCATCGCTCTTATGTACTTTGCTGACGAAGGAGTGGACTTTGCCATCGTCGAAGTGGGGGTTGGCGGTCTATATGACTCGACAAACTGCTTTTCTACAAAGGCTGCGGACGTCATAATGAAGGTTGACTACGACCATCAGAATGTGCTTGGCAACACTTTGGAAGAGATTGCCTTCAACAAGGCAGGCATCATCATGCCGTTTGATACGGTCTACGTTTATCCTCAAGGGGACAATGTCATAGAAGTCATTAAGGACGAGGCGAAGAAGGTTGATGCGAAGGTAAAGCTTATGCCAGCTGATGTAGATGTAGAAAAAACTGATACAAAGACAAGCTTTATATATGATGGCGAGGAGTACACTGTAAGCCTTGCAGGCGCCTTTCAAGCGACAAACGCGGCCATGGCTGTGTGGGTAGCAAAGGACCTTGCCACAAGGTTTAGACTCGATATAGATGATGAGGCTATAAGGAAGGGCTTAGGCGAAGTAAAGTGGCCTTGCCGCATAGAGACTTTGAAGGAAAAGCCATACATCATCATAGACGGCGCGCACAACGAGATAAGCGCTGCTGAGCTAAAAAACTACCTAATGAGTCTTGGCAAGAGGGTCATAATGATTACTTCGTTTTTGAAGGATAAGGACTACAGGAAGGTCTTCCAAACTTTCGAGGGTTTGAAGGCAGACTTTATACTAACGAGCCTTGTCTTCAAAGGCAGAGACTTTGAGTTCGAAAAGCTTGAGGAGGCCATAGGCGAAAGAGACGGCATCTACTTTATCAAAGACAACAAAGAGGCATACGAGAAGGCGCTTGAGCTATATACAGATGACTCGGTGATAGTTGTTGCAGGCTCACTCTACCTTGCGAGCGTTTTCAGAGATTTAATCACAGGAGAAAAGCATTATAATTAA
- a CDS encoding response regulator transcription factor yields MILIVEDDKDINNLIKELLGERGFETKQVFDGAEAVDYLKNNEVDLMLLDLMMPKLMGEDVINYVRSRGMKMPIIVLSAKIDKATRLGCLDLGCDDFIMKPFDTDELISRVRAQLRRSNAYNRLGEKAVRFEDFYLDNDNNVISFKEVPLNLTRMEYKLLRLLIENPKKVFTKENLYRSVWEDDIYSDNTINVHISNLRNKLKEIDPDHKYIKTVWSIGYILK; encoded by the coding sequence ATGATATTGATAGTTGAAGACGATAAAGACATAAACAATTTAATTAAGGAGCTCTTAGGAGAGCGTGGGTTTGAAACGAAGCAGGTCTTTGATGGGGCTGAAGCGGTTGACTACCTAAAGAATAATGAGGTGGACTTGATGCTTTTGGACCTTATGATGCCTAAGCTTATGGGTGAGGACGTGATTAACTATGTAAGAAGCCGTGGTATGAAGATGCCTATCATAGTTTTATCTGCGAAGATTGACAAGGCGACTAGGCTTGGCTGCCTTGACCTTGGCTGCGACGATTTCATTATGAAGCCTTTTGATACTGATGAGCTTATAAGTCGTGTGAGGGCTCAGCTAAGGCGCTCTAATGCATACAACAGACTCGGCGAGAAGGCTGTGCGCTTCGAGGACTTCTACCTTGACAATGACAACAACGTCATAAGCTTTAAGGAAGTGCCCCTTAATTTAACGCGCATGGAGTACAAGCTATTAAGACTATTGATTGAAAATCCTAAAAAAGTTTTCACAAAGGAGAACCTGTATAGATCTGTTTGGGAAGATGACATCTACTCAGACAACACCATCAACGTGCATATATCAAACCTCAGAAATAAACTAAAGGAGATTGACCCGGATCATAAGTACATAAAGACTGTTTGGTCCATAGGTTATATATTGAAATGA
- a CDS encoding NADPH-dependent FMN reductase, with protein MKLVFLIGSQREGSLNKLLAREVEKEFGDYEIVEYYPNDFKMFNGDLEKPEEAWIKKIREDIREAEGVIIASPEYNYSVPGTVKNMIDWLSRPNDEGKYLIGGKKFALLGVTMGLDATRLAQKELTAILHQLGAHIDTKNMISVPFADAQGKFVEENKERIKNFADKFKKFIKA; from the coding sequence ATGAAATTAGTATTTTTGATAGGCTCACAAAGAGAGGGCTCACTGAATAAACTATTAGCAAGGGAAGTAGAGAAGGAATTTGGTGATTACGAGATCGTTGAGTACTACCCAAACGATTTTAAAATGTTCAATGGGGATCTTGAGAAGCCAGAAGAAGCTTGGATAAAGAAGATTAGAGAGGACATAAGAGAGGCAGAAGGAGTCATCATCGCTTCACCTGAGTATAACTACTCAGTTCCAGGAACAGTTAAGAACATGATAGACTGGCTATCGAGACCAAATGATGAAGGTAAGTACCTTATAGGCGGCAAGAAATTTGCTCTACTAGGAGTGACTATGGGGCTTGATGCAACAAGGCTTGCACAAAAAGAATTAACAGCAATTCTTCATCAACTAGGAGCACATATTGATACTAAGAATATGATCAGCGTGCCATTCGCCGATGCACAAGGTAAGTTCGTAGAGGAGAACAAAGAGAGAATAAAGAACTTCGCTGATAAGTTTAAAAAGTTTATTAAGGCTTAA